One segment of Rhodopirellula baltica SH 1 DNA contains the following:
- a CDS encoding DUF1501 domain-containing protein: MTSDHLARRTFLKRAGVGSVALASMLNERTSLASEGIHHPPRIKRVIHLCMAGGPSHLETFDYKPELARLDGQPMPESLTKGQPIAQLQNKALRVMGPQHAFAKHGKSGLEISSVLPHLSKMADDLCVVKSMHTEQINHDPAHTFFNTGTAISGRPSMGSWVLYGLGAETQDLPGFIVLTSEGGGQSQPISSRQWHSGFLPSRVQGVQLHASGNPVHYVGNPAGVNHSQQRDIVDAVARINMHRNETLQDPEIATRISAYEMAFRMQTSVPELTDMTDEPDHIVKMYGCTPGDGTFGSNCLMARRLAERGVRFIQLYHRGWDHHGGVKRGTEKTGSLVDQGSAALIQDLKQRGMLDDTLIVWGGEFGRTPMAQGDGRDHHIKGFSICLAGGGIKGGTSYGATDEFGYNAVKDPVHVRDFHATMLHMLGIDHNRFTYKFQGLDFKLTGVEEAHVVDGILS; the protein is encoded by the coding sequence ATGACCAGTGACCATCTCGCCCGGCGAACGTTCTTGAAACGTGCCGGCGTTGGATCGGTTGCGCTGGCGTCGATGCTGAATGAACGCACGTCGCTGGCATCGGAAGGTATTCACCACCCACCTCGCATCAAACGCGTTATCCATCTCTGCATGGCGGGTGGCCCAAGCCACTTGGAGACGTTTGACTACAAGCCTGAACTGGCTCGTCTCGACGGTCAGCCGATGCCAGAGTCGCTGACCAAGGGCCAGCCGATTGCGCAGTTGCAGAACAAGGCCCTACGAGTCATGGGGCCTCAGCACGCGTTCGCGAAACACGGCAAGAGCGGTCTGGAGATTTCATCCGTGTTGCCGCATCTGTCCAAGATGGCGGATGACTTGTGTGTGGTGAAATCCATGCACACCGAGCAGATCAACCATGATCCGGCCCACACCTTTTTCAACACGGGCACCGCGATCAGTGGTCGACCGTCGATGGGGTCTTGGGTTTTGTATGGACTGGGCGCCGAAACACAGGACTTGCCTGGTTTCATCGTTTTGACCAGCGAAGGTGGTGGCCAAAGTCAACCGATCAGCTCCCGACAATGGCACTCAGGTTTTCTGCCCAGTCGCGTGCAAGGGGTTCAATTGCATGCGTCCGGAAATCCAGTCCACTACGTCGGCAATCCCGCAGGCGTCAATCACTCGCAACAGCGAGACATTGTCGATGCCGTCGCGCGGATCAACATGCACCGCAACGAAACATTGCAAGACCCGGAAATCGCAACACGCATCAGCGCGTATGAGATGGCTTTCCGAATGCAAACGTCGGTTCCTGAGTTGACCGACATGACCGATGAACCCGACCACATCGTAAAGATGTATGGCTGCACTCCTGGTGATGGAACCTTCGGCAGCAACTGCTTGATGGCGCGTCGTTTGGCTGAACGCGGCGTGCGTTTCATCCAGCTCTACCATCGCGGTTGGGATCACCACGGCGGTGTGAAGCGTGGCACCGAAAAGACGGGTTCACTCGTCGACCAAGGCTCCGCCGCGCTGATTCAAGACTTGAAACAGCGAGGCATGCTGGACGACACCCTGATCGTCTGGGGCGGTGAATTTGGTCGGACACCGATGGCCCAAGGCGATGGACGTGACCACCACATCAAGGGCTTCTCAATTTGTTTGGCCGGCGGCGGAATCAAGGGTGGGACCAGCTACGGCGCGACGGATGAGTTCGGCTACAACGCGGTGAAGGATCCTGTCCACGTCCGTGATTTCCACGCAACGATGTTGCACATGCTCGGGATCGACCACAACCGCTTCACGTACAAGTTCCAAGGCTTGGATTTCAAACTGACCGGCGTCGAAGAAGCCCATGTGGTCGACGGTATCCTGAGTTAG
- a CDS encoding M56 family metallopeptidase — MNSLNLIWAALVISSIVSLVVMSPAMIAGRKRSHFSATVVNDLWRMGIVLMLILPIALTLRPSSMALWGFAPSSLGTNLPSAISADDVSVATGLNSEFSTAMAGGDVSDSTNVDRSFVGKDRSMPVSALNSAALESSPEMFVRPWAIAETISNLVMAVGWVWFAIASALLIRMLIGYVKVWSMVRAATEVPDPKAMFQLIRLPMKTTLSRARCFHSRDVEVPCVVPCWKPTILLPHDFERWSSDEQTAILQHELCHLLRHDVGWQFLANLLVVLYWFHPLAHHARRQLRRTAEFAADDAVLNAGFSADNYAENLIRIARGLTAHSTVAHLSAAVSEHSVRERVFEVLDLDKSRNPTNPRRRVIGWSISAATLLLLFSFAPSFATDPTEEPNWSQRIAMIRQAHPWIRLSDSFADEIERRQKIHRGERIDVRGQVLAKDQTPVAGALVLLRQRTNTTWMRGFQSYQQATFAYSWTDQNGAYDLRSIPTPWRGWNQSTAWETLILSPDHCVGTRVHPPGDLKFDDKTILLEPYQTISARFVDANNQPLPMQLNLAVLVDGRETSQSFNSLDFYDMNLMGSELPGLMQANEAGEVTIGGLPPNRLAVFNCFSPTNELFSFASQSTTMLRIATSPAGVRDPLIPLSNSRGSGEVHPFVENGVVMQTNETIEQLGGLREERLQLVPEVFGATDRRWGMQSDWVRGRSKDDITVDSRDYRVVKVKVVDAETKRPLPSVYVDWCDERRRPIRGPEDLDGHFPHTLTDDEGHAELVVPIEDVKVFAAGRYLGYQTAYDRLHANPAEPTSNPPLEQWVRSLTASTEDNEVTFELQPVTPLTVRCMDTNGDPVSADIAATDLAGSVNGFWKSATNQSGIASVPLLPTFESVRIDVQAGDLAPQSRTVDIGPENSIIEFILAP; from the coding sequence ATGAACAGCTTGAACTTGATTTGGGCCGCTTTGGTGATTTCCAGTATCGTTTCGTTGGTGGTGATGAGCCCCGCAATGATCGCTGGTCGGAAGCGATCGCATTTTTCGGCGACCGTCGTCAATGATCTTTGGAGAATGGGCATCGTTCTGATGTTGATTCTGCCGATTGCTTTGACGCTTCGACCGTCTTCGATGGCACTTTGGGGATTCGCACCATCGAGCTTGGGCACAAATTTGCCCTCGGCGATCAGTGCGGATGACGTGTCAGTTGCCACCGGACTCAATTCCGAATTCAGCACAGCGATGGCTGGTGGCGATGTTTCAGACTCCACGAATGTCGACCGTTCGTTCGTCGGAAAAGATCGGTCCATGCCCGTGTCTGCGCTGAATTCAGCCGCGTTGGAATCATCGCCCGAAATGTTTGTGAGGCCATGGGCGATCGCGGAAACAATCTCGAATCTGGTGATGGCTGTGGGATGGGTTTGGTTCGCGATTGCCAGTGCTCTGTTGATCCGAATGTTGATAGGCTACGTCAAGGTATGGTCCATGGTCCGCGCAGCGACGGAGGTTCCTGATCCAAAGGCGATGTTCCAATTGATTCGCTTGCCAATGAAGACAACGCTGAGTCGGGCTCGATGTTTTCATTCACGAGACGTTGAGGTTCCGTGCGTGGTGCCGTGTTGGAAGCCAACCATCTTGCTGCCGCACGATTTTGAGCGTTGGTCGTCCGATGAACAAACCGCCATCTTGCAGCACGAGCTTTGTCATTTGCTCCGACATGATGTGGGGTGGCAATTCCTTGCCAATCTGTTGGTCGTGTTGTATTGGTTTCATCCGCTGGCACACCATGCTCGTCGCCAACTTCGTCGGACGGCCGAGTTTGCTGCGGACGATGCGGTTTTGAACGCGGGCTTTTCGGCGGACAATTATGCCGAGAATTTGATTCGAATCGCACGCGGTTTGACCGCTCATTCAACCGTCGCACACCTGTCGGCCGCTGTCTCGGAACACAGTGTTCGCGAGCGTGTTTTTGAAGTCCTGGATTTGGACAAGAGTCGCAATCCCACGAATCCTCGTCGACGAGTCATCGGTTGGTCGATCTCGGCGGCAACGCTCTTGCTTTTGTTTTCATTCGCACCTTCGTTCGCGACTGATCCAACAGAAGAACCAAATTGGTCGCAACGAATCGCTATGATCAGACAGGCTCATCCCTGGATTCGCCTCTCTGATTCATTTGCAGATGAAATCGAACGCCGACAGAAAATTCATCGAGGCGAACGGATTGATGTTCGCGGTCAAGTGCTCGCGAAGGATCAAACACCGGTGGCCGGCGCGTTGGTTCTGTTGCGTCAGCGGACCAACACGACTTGGATGAGAGGTTTTCAATCCTATCAGCAAGCCACGTTCGCTTATTCGTGGACAGATCAGAACGGTGCGTATGATTTGAGATCCATCCCAACCCCATGGCGAGGATGGAATCAATCGACCGCCTGGGAAACCTTGATTCTATCTCCGGATCACTGTGTTGGAACACGTGTGCATCCCCCCGGAGATTTGAAATTCGATGACAAAACGATTCTGTTGGAACCCTACCAAACTATCTCTGCACGGTTTGTGGATGCCAACAATCAACCTCTCCCAATGCAATTGAATCTGGCGGTGCTCGTTGATGGACGTGAGACGAGCCAAAGCTTCAACTCATTGGATTTCTATGACATGAACTTGATGGGGAGTGAGCTTCCCGGATTGATGCAAGCCAATGAAGCAGGCGAGGTAACGATCGGTGGCTTGCCGCCCAATCGCTTGGCAGTCTTCAATTGTTTTTCTCCAACAAATGAATTGTTCTCCTTCGCGTCCCAGTCGACCACGATGCTTCGCATCGCAACGTCACCCGCCGGAGTACGCGATCCATTGATTCCACTGTCGAATTCGCGTGGGTCTGGGGAGGTGCATCCGTTCGTTGAAAACGGTGTGGTCATGCAAACAAACGAAACCATTGAGCAACTGGGTGGCCTTCGTGAGGAACGCCTCCAATTGGTTCCAGAAGTTTTTGGTGCGACGGATCGTCGATGGGGAATGCAATCTGATTGGGTTCGAGGGCGATCCAAAGATGACATCACCGTTGACTCACGCGACTATCGGGTTGTGAAGGTGAAGGTCGTGGACGCTGAGACGAAGCGGCCGCTTCCCAGCGTGTACGTCGACTGGTGTGACGAGCGTCGAAGGCCAATTCGTGGGCCTGAGGATTTAGACGGCCACTTTCCGCACACACTGACCGACGACGAAGGTCACGCCGAGCTGGTCGTTCCAATCGAAGACGTCAAAGTGTTTGCAGCGGGGCGATACCTCGGGTACCAAACGGCCTACGATCGACTCCACGCGAATCCCGCCGAACCCACGTCCAATCCTCCTTTGGAGCAATGGGTTCGTTCTCTCACTGCGTCAACGGAGGACAACGAAGTTACTTTTGAGCTGCAGCCGGTTACGCCACTGACAGTTCGGTGCATGGATACCAACGGCGATCCTGTGTCGGCGGACATCGCGGCAACGGATCTTGCCGGAAGCGTTAACGGCTTTTGGAAATCAGCGACGAATCAGTCTGGGATTGCTTCGGTGCCACTTTTACCGACCTTTGAGTCCGTCCGCATCGACGTGCAAGCAGGCGACCTCGCACCACAAAGTCGCACTGTCGACATTGGTCCGGAAAACTCGATCATTGAGTTCATCTTGGCGCCGTAG
- a CDS encoding BlaI/MecI/CopY family transcriptional regulator yields MPDPTMISLGKRQRQIYETVHRLGNASVTSVRDGLEDPPSYSTVRAILNRLVDQGWLLSEQDGPRLVYRCTQKQVAAKRSMAKQVLQNFFQGSPAEALAAFLDASERPLTEDEVDQMIEEVQRARTQISKKSQAKPKRPTS; encoded by the coding sequence ATGCCCGATCCAACGATGATAAGCCTTGGGAAACGTCAGCGACAAATCTATGAGACCGTCCATCGGTTGGGGAACGCCAGCGTGACAAGCGTCCGTGATGGTCTGGAAGATCCGCCGAGCTATTCGACGGTGCGAGCGATCCTGAATCGTTTGGTCGACCAGGGCTGGTTGTTGTCGGAACAAGACGGACCGCGACTGGTTTACCGCTGCACGCAAAAACAGGTTGCTGCCAAACGATCCATGGCCAAGCAGGTCCTGCAGAACTTCTTCCAAGGTTCTCCCGCCGAAGCTCTGGCCGCGTTTTTGGATGCGAGCGAGCGACCGCTCACCGAGGACGAGGTCGACCAGATGATCGAAGAGGTGCAGCGTGCGCGAACGCAAATTTCCAAGAAGAGTCAGGCAAAACCAAAAAGGCCAACGTCATGA
- a CDS encoding thioredoxin family protein — protein sequence MVPDQIQGAAKGSFRGRRIGLMFTNMVCMLLVCMLFASHRAFAQDTSNADGLKGLDLDGRLIRLGQSNETKAVAVVFLSTHCPISNGYLPLLNGYASEYGTQGIELIGVISDPSVTRSDAKKHSVDYRVEFPVLFDGSGELRLALSPTHTPQAMLIRPTGEMLYNGAIDDRHVQVGRKKDHAANSYLRDAIRAVIARRAVDVPRTKPIGCLLEDPPNKAIEGEVTFARDVAPVIQANCAGCHCQNGSAPFPLLTYNDVSGHANQILEVTHSRFMPPWKPAAGFTRFQDELRLTNHEMSLLNVWVRDGKPAGDPKDLPAPLPPSNGWPLGEPDMILEMSETFSIPSSGPDVRQYFVIPTGLKEHRLVNAIDFHPGTPQSVHHASFFLDTQRKGRRLDQSDPAPGYSSFGGPRFEPEGTLSSWFPGMSPRPLPEGMGRLVPKGSDIVAEIHYVTTGKPHQDKSKIGLYFAPPSARKMVTEIQVGNKRIRIPPGAEHHLQRATYTLPVDTVLLDTVPHMHLFGREMKVWSKSPDGETKPLLWIKDWDFNWQGKYSFAEPVRLKKGTIIHVDAWYDNSANNPLNPNSPPKPVSWGADSTDEMLICHFQCTCETMGELNELIRHQKKHIADRQ from the coding sequence ATGGTTCCCGATCAAATCCAAGGGGCCGCGAAAGGTTCGTTTCGCGGTCGACGCATTGGTTTGATGTTCACGAACATGGTTTGCATGCTCCTGGTTTGCATGCTTTTCGCTTCCCATCGAGCGTTTGCTCAAGACACTTCGAATGCTGATGGGCTGAAAGGTCTCGACCTGGACGGGCGGTTAATTCGGCTGGGCCAATCCAACGAGACCAAGGCCGTCGCGGTCGTCTTCTTGTCCACGCATTGTCCGATCAGCAACGGTTATCTGCCGTTGCTCAATGGCTACGCATCGGAATACGGGACACAAGGCATCGAATTGATAGGCGTGATTTCCGATCCGTCGGTGACACGTTCGGACGCGAAAAAGCACAGCGTTGATTATCGAGTTGAGTTCCCGGTGCTGTTTGACGGTTCGGGCGAATTGCGTTTGGCTCTCTCGCCAACCCATACGCCCCAAGCGATGTTGATTCGGCCGACCGGCGAGATGCTTTACAACGGTGCGATTGACGATCGGCATGTCCAAGTTGGTCGCAAGAAGGATCACGCCGCTAATTCCTATTTGCGAGATGCGATCCGCGCAGTCATCGCTCGACGCGCGGTGGATGTGCCGCGGACCAAACCCATCGGGTGTTTGCTGGAGGATCCACCAAACAAAGCGATCGAAGGCGAAGTGACCTTCGCACGCGATGTCGCGCCGGTCATTCAAGCAAACTGCGCGGGGTGTCATTGCCAAAACGGTTCGGCTCCGTTTCCGCTGTTGACTTACAACGACGTCAGTGGTCATGCCAACCAAATACTAGAGGTGACGCATTCGCGTTTCATGCCCCCATGGAAACCGGCCGCCGGATTCACGCGGTTCCAAGATGAACTGCGATTGACCAACCACGAGATGTCTTTGTTGAACGTTTGGGTTCGCGATGGCAAACCGGCGGGCGACCCGAAGGATCTTCCGGCCCCTTTGCCGCCATCAAATGGTTGGCCACTGGGTGAACCGGATATGATTTTGGAAATGAGCGAGACGTTCTCGATTCCATCCAGTGGTCCCGACGTTCGGCAGTACTTCGTCATCCCAACTGGTTTGAAAGAACATCGCTTGGTCAACGCGATCGACTTTCATCCGGGGACACCTCAATCTGTTCATCACGCCAGTTTCTTTTTGGACACCCAACGAAAGGGGCGGCGACTGGACCAATCGGATCCGGCGCCGGGCTACTCCAGCTTTGGCGGGCCGCGCTTTGAACCCGAAGGAACGCTGAGCAGTTGGTTCCCGGGAATGAGCCCGCGACCATTGCCCGAAGGAATGGGACGTTTGGTTCCCAAAGGCAGCGACATCGTGGCGGAAATTCACTACGTCACGACCGGCAAACCGCATCAAGACAAGTCAAAAATCGGCCTGTACTTTGCGCCGCCGTCGGCCAGAAAAATGGTCACCGAAATACAGGTTGGCAACAAACGAATTCGCATCCCGCCGGGGGCGGAGCATCACTTGCAACGCGCGACGTACACCTTGCCCGTCGACACCGTGTTGCTGGACACGGTGCCGCACATGCATCTCTTTGGCCGGGAAATGAAAGTTTGGTCGAAATCACCTGACGGCGAGACCAAGCCATTGTTGTGGATCAAAGATTGGGATTTCAATTGGCAAGGCAAGTACTCGTTTGCCGAACCTGTGCGATTGAAAAAGGGAACAATCATTCACGTGGATGCTTGGTATGACAATTCAGCGAACAACCCGTTGAACCCGAACTCGCCACCCAAACCGGTTTCGTGGGGCGCCGACTCAACCGACGAAATGTTGATCTGTCACTTCCAATGCACCTGCGAAACGATGGGGGAACTGAACGAGTTGATTCGGCACCAAAAGAAACACATCGCGGATCGACAATAA
- the nadD gene encoding nicotinate (nicotinamide) nucleotide adenylyltransferase produces MSRFKLETFEGRSVSASETTPQSNHGIGILGGSFDPVHVGHLWMAESALEQLPIEHVRWIPAATSPLKPHGPVASNEHRLQMLRLALSGQSGLVIDDWELRQDSVSYTLLTLEYLQEQFPDRPLYLIIGADSLASFDRWREPEQILKRCHLAVIARGGDPPPDYSILDGMTDETQIQRIRESQIQMPQIEISSSDLRNRIATGRSIRFRVPHPVATLIDNEKMYRVR; encoded by the coding sequence TTGTCTCGATTCAAGCTAGAAACCTTCGAAGGCCGTTCCGTGTCAGCATCTGAAACCACCCCTCAATCGAATCACGGCATCGGAATTCTGGGTGGATCGTTCGACCCGGTTCATGTCGGGCATCTATGGATGGCCGAATCGGCTCTCGAACAATTGCCGATTGAACACGTGCGTTGGATCCCGGCGGCCACCAGCCCGCTCAAACCTCATGGCCCCGTGGCCAGCAACGAGCACCGTCTGCAAATGCTGCGGTTGGCACTCAGCGGACAATCCGGGCTTGTCATCGACGACTGGGAACTTCGGCAAGACAGCGTCAGCTACACCCTGCTGACGCTGGAATATCTGCAGGAACAGTTTCCTGACCGCCCGCTGTACCTGATCATCGGAGCCGATTCACTGGCCTCCTTCGACCGCTGGCGAGAACCCGAGCAAATTCTGAAACGGTGCCACCTGGCCGTGATCGCTCGCGGCGGGGACCCTCCGCCGGACTACTCGATCCTGGACGGAATGACCGACGAAACGCAGATCCAAAGGATTCGCGAGTCTCAGATCCAGATGCCCCAGATCGAAATCAGCAGCAGCGACCTTCGGAATCGCATCGCGACCGGACGGAGTATCCGATTCCGCGTGCCACACCCGGTCGCGACGTTGATCGACAATGAAAAGATGTACCGGGTACGATAG
- a CDS encoding Uma2 family endonuclease: protein MSTNPIPLLSEQEYLDQERKASFKSEYFGGETFAMGGAKRAHNLIVTNLIRVLSNALLDGPCEVYPCDMRVQIEATGLYTYPDVVVACDEPKFRDDQLDTLQNPTLLIEVASESTEAYDRGTKSRHYRRIPSLKGYVLVAQDRPAVESFTRGDDHTWTLREAGGLENELRIDALKLNLSMTEVYHRVQFDRPDPLVK, encoded by the coding sequence ATGTCGACCAATCCGATCCCACTGCTGTCCGAACAGGAATACCTTGACCAAGAACGAAAGGCTTCGTTCAAGAGCGAGTACTTCGGCGGCGAAACCTTTGCAATGGGCGGCGCGAAGCGAGCACACAACTTGATCGTGACAAACCTAATCCGGGTTCTAAGCAACGCGCTGCTCGATGGTCCCTGCGAAGTTTACCCCTGCGACATGCGGGTCCAGATTGAAGCCACTGGTTTGTACACCTACCCCGATGTGGTCGTGGCTTGCGACGAACCCAAATTTCGCGACGACCAACTGGACACCCTGCAAAATCCGACTTTGTTGATCGAAGTCGCTTCGGAAAGCACAGAGGCATACGACCGAGGCACCAAGTCGAGACACTACCGACGCATTCCATCTTTGAAAGGATACGTGCTCGTCGCGCAAGATCGACCAGCAGTTGAATCATTCACCCGTGGAGACGACCACACATGGACGCTTCGTGAAGCGGGGGGACTGGAGAACGAATTGCGGATCGACGCCTTGAAGCTGAACCTGTCGATGACAGAAGTTTATCACCGGGTCCAGTTCGATCGCCCCGATCCGTTGGTGAAATGA
- the rpsR gene encoding 30S ribosomal protein S18 — MPPRPMSTRSRARKRSRVRSRTRRKDPIFVDGHRPRPMYVDYKDLELLSKMVNRQGRIMGRRKSGCTAASQHAVTAAIKRARFMALLPYVGE, encoded by the coding sequence ATGCCTCCACGTCCAATGAGCACGCGTAGCCGTGCCCGCAAACGCTCCCGAGTCCGCAGCCGCACGCGTCGCAAGGACCCCATCTTCGTCGATGGCCATCGTCCACGTCCGATGTACGTTGACTACAAGGACCTCGAATTGCTGTCCAAGATGGTCAACCGTCAAGGACGCATCATGGGCCGTCGCAAAAGTGGTTGTACCGCTGCCAGCCAACACGCTGTCACGGCTGCGATCAAACGAGCCCGCTTCATGGCCTTGTTGCCATACGTCGGCGAATAA
- a CDS encoding acyl-CoA thioesterase has translation MNDSASDGAPTQRAPVYQTQRRVEFRDTDAAGIVHFSAFFPMMEAAEHEFLRSVGIPVMPHHESEERLTWPRVAASSDFHGPARFEDILQIDLHVDRIGQSSISYRFELTCEGRRIATGKITAVCCDLKAGGKLVKTNVPDDLRQRLSGPQND, from the coding sequence GTGAACGATTCTGCCTCTGACGGAGCCCCCACCCAGCGGGCTCCGGTCTACCAGACCCAACGCCGCGTCGAGTTTCGAGACACCGATGCGGCTGGAATCGTCCACTTCTCGGCCTTCTTCCCGATGATGGAAGCGGCCGAGCATGAGTTCCTGAGATCGGTCGGCATCCCTGTGATGCCGCACCATGAATCCGAGGAACGCTTGACTTGGCCCCGAGTCGCCGCCAGTTCCGACTTTCATGGGCCCGCCCGATTCGAAGACATTTTGCAAATCGATTTGCACGTCGACCGAATCGGCCAGTCCAGCATCAGCTATCGCTTCGAACTGACCTGCGAAGGCCGCCGCATCGCCACCGGCAAAATCACCGCCGTGTGTTGCGACCTGAAAGCGGGCGGCAAACTGGTCAAAACCAACGTGCCCGATGACCTGCGTCAGCGATTGTCTGGCCCTCAAAACGACTGA
- a CDS encoding Fur family transcriptional regulator → MACKHFFSLSQRSVLSDVSSVPESLERLEVALTPQERFEEYLQSKGQRQTKPRKFLVEKIFSQHAHFDADELIEKLPRKGEPNYVSSATVYRSLREFVDAGLLNCFQLDGRTVYELDYGYPPHDHLYCTRCRKLIEFRSEELIATRDEAAAKHGFRVSGHRMLVSGVCRECGKNRRKKRKQDLV, encoded by the coding sequence GTGGCTTGCAAGCATTTCTTCTCTCTTTCTCAGCGGTCCGTTTTGTCTGACGTGTCTTCGGTTCCCGAATCTCTCGAACGTCTCGAGGTGGCTTTGACCCCTCAGGAGCGTTTTGAGGAGTATTTGCAGAGCAAAGGCCAGCGGCAGACGAAGCCTCGTAAGTTTCTCGTTGAGAAGATCTTCTCTCAGCACGCCCACTTTGATGCCGATGAGCTGATCGAGAAGTTGCCTCGCAAGGGCGAGCCCAACTACGTCAGTTCAGCGACGGTGTATCGGTCGCTGCGGGAGTTTGTGGACGCTGGATTGCTGAATTGCTTTCAGCTCGATGGCCGCACGGTTTACGAACTGGATTACGGCTACCCGCCCCACGATCACCTGTACTGCACCCGTTGCCGCAAATTGATCGAGTTCCGAAGCGAGGAACTGATTGCGACGCGAGACGAAGCGGCCGCGAAACACGGTTTTCGCGTTTCTGGGCACCGGATGCTGGTCAGCGGTGTGTGCCGCGAATGCGGGAAGAACCGACGCAAAAAACGCAAGCAAGACTTGGTCTGA